The following are encoded together in the Myxocyprinus asiaticus isolate MX2 ecotype Aquarium Trade chromosome 7, UBuf_Myxa_2, whole genome shotgun sequence genome:
- the LOC127443539 gene encoding cell death-inducing p53-target protein 1 homolog produces the protein MEKESNPPPYPGPQAQQPGMNYPGQPAAYPPQAGPSVSHYPPPPAYGFGGTPNTVQPTTVPVVTQVVMLTNLTDVPSHITCPHCLQGVVTETEHLSGLLTWLICGTLAVFVCWPCCCIPFCVDGCKDVQHSCPNCKRVIHIYKRM, from the exons ATGGAGAAAGAATCCAATCCACCTCCATATCCTGGTCCTCAGGCACAACAACCAGGCATGAACTACCCTGGACAGCCGGCAGCCTACCCACCTCAAGCAG GTCCATCGGTTTCGCATTACCCTCCACCACCTGCATATGGTTTTGGCGGTACACCCAACACAGTCCAGCCCACCACCGTCCCTGTAG TTACACAGGTGGTAATGTTGACTAATCTCACCGATGTACCGAGTCACATTACCTGTCCGCATTGCCTGCAAGGTGTCGTCACAGAAACCGAACACCTGAGTGGTTTGCTCACCTGGTTAATCTGCGGAACTCTTGCTGTTTTTGT GTGCTGGCCATGTTGTTGCATTCCGTTCTGTGTGGATGGATGTAAGGATGTGCAACATAGCTGTCCAAACTGCAAGAGAGTCATTCACATTTACAAACGCATGTAG